The genomic window CTCGTTTGGTCGACGGACGCAGGTCGCAGAATGCACGACTCGGAGAGTCATGCTACGGCTAGTCACGACTCGGAGAGTCATGCTACGTGGTCGCTGCTTATTCCTGATTTCTGCGAACCAGGTCGATGATCCGGCTGGGGTTCGGCAACCGCTTGGCAACGACTTCCAAATCGTCTTGCCCGCTGCTGGAAATGCCAATTCCGCCGACGTTTAACAACCGTTGCAAGAAGGATTGGTCGAGCTGGATGTTGCGGACGTCGTCGTGTTGGACTTCCGACGTTTCTCGGCTGATCAGCCCGCGTTGATAGATGGTGCGGTCATCGGTTACCGTCAAAGTCGTAAACCGGGTGTCGGTCCACCAGTACGCCACGACACCTGCGACAACGACCAAAGCGGCCAGGCAGACGATCGTTAGCAAAGTGGCCTGGCCGATCAATGCGGCTCCGCCAATGTCATAGCCCACCCAAGGCAGCAGCAAGCCGGCGACCGCGGCGGTCAACGCCACCGCCAGGGCCAGGCTAGCCAGCGGCCGGGCGCGAAACACCACCGGATGCACCTTCGCCAACACCCGTTCGTCGGGTGCGCCGGCAAGCTGTTTCTCGTCGGGCGCACGCTTGACTTCACGAACTGAATTTACCGTTGCGGTAGGCATCTGCATCTCAAACGGCTTCTCACAAGATGGGCAAACCACAGGGCCGTCCAGATGTTCGATGGTGGTGTCAACTTCGTGGTGGCAATACGGGCAGTGAGCTGTCAGGACTTGCATGACGAAGTGACTCCGAAAAAAGGAACGGATTGGAGGAATGGGGTGAACACGGACGAACCGTTGGCGATGCGGCGAAACCGACCAAGCCGATCGCTACCAGACCAGGCAATTGGAGGCCCCGCAACGCGTAAGCGAGCAACCGCCGCGTCGGCCAATCCAACTGGCGACGCAAACACCGTGCCAGCAGCGTCATTTGACTTGTTTGCCCTGCTCGGAGCGACAACCGGACGCTGCCAGGCGAGTCGTCTCGGGAAAAGCATGTGACTGGGTTATCCACCAACAGATAGTTGGCTTGGCATACGGATTGCGGTTTGTTCTAGCGTTGACCTGCCTTGCGTAGACCGGTCAATCATTCACCCTGCGATGACGAAGGATCCGATGATGAACGATAAGTCAGATGAAGGCAAAAACACCAAATCTTCCCAAACACCAGCTAATCCGCAGATCGGCGAGCAGCTCGATGCCCTGGCGGATTTGTGTTTCCAAAAACTTAACGGCGACGAATCGGAGTTGGATCGCCGTAGCGAACCTCTGCTGAAGTCGTTGCTGATGAGCGGTTATGTGCGGCAGCATGGACAGAACATTACGGCGTCTATTGAGACCCGGGTGAAGAAGAAGTACCGTGAGCAGGCCATGCACCGCGGCGGCGCGTTGTCGAGCATCACCGAAGGATTGCAGCAGCAGTTTGATCATCTGGTGAAGTGGGAATCACAGCAACCTCGTCAAGAAACGCCGTCCAAGCCCGCCAATATCAGTTCGGCCACCGACGCCTGATGGCTCGCGGAGTCGAACGGACACGGCGTGTGAATGGGCGATGCGTCGGGAACCGGTCGCCGGCGCGATGCGGTTGATCGGAACGGGGAAACCACATGCTGATTTCCTTGCGGGTAAGAAAATGCTAGGCTGGGGACCTGATCTCTGCTTCCCTGTTTAGCTTTTCTTTTGGAGACGCGTCGAGCGATGACCGACCAAGCCCAACAATCCGCGCCAGCCCCGACGTCCGCGGAATCCCAGCAAGACACCGGCACGATGCGGAAGTATCTCGACCGCGCCATGGTGGTGCTGGACAAATTCGGTATTTCCAGTGAAGAAGAGGCGTCTTCGGAATTGATCAGCCTGCTCGAAGGCGTCAAGCACGTTGACGAGCCCAAGGTGCTGGCGATCGCGGAAGTGATCAAACACATGAGCACCTTCAATCGCTTGGTGCGCGAGAACGTGGAGAATATCCAGGTCGGCAACCGCTACATGGAAATCACGCAGCTGTTCGACAGCGTGCGCGAAGATAGCAAGATGCTGATCGCGCAGTTGGACGATGGTAAAATTTCGGGTACCGAAAAGTTCCAAAACTGGTGGATGAAGATCCGTCGCGGTACTCCCGCCGATCGCTTTGAGAAAATTAAAGATGTGTACGTCGATGTGTCCAAGGACACCAAGGCGGCACTGGCCAGTGAAGATGCCATCATGGAGGGCTATATCGACTTCCGTTTCGCTCTCAAAGAAGCCGAAGTGTTGGCCCGCGAGCTGCTCGATACTCACGCCCCGATTCTCGAAGCGGCTAAGAAGGGATTGAGCGACGCACAGCAGGCACTCGACGAATTCAGCGGAGACGACCAGGGGGGGCAGTCACGCCTGGAACTTGCTCGCGACGAGGCTCGCCATCGTTTCGAGCAAGAAGATCGCACCTATCAGTTGCTGAAGGACATCGCCGAAAATCTGGAAATCGGTTATGACGTGGGCGAAACCCTGATTACCAAACTGCGTCAGACACACGATGTGAAAGACCGCGTGTATCGCCGTGCCGTGACCTTTTTCACCACCAACGAGCACGTGTTCACGATCCTTGGCACGGTTTATACCAGCCAGCAAGGTTTGCACGAAGTCACGCAGGCCACCGAAGCGATGAAAGAGGGCGTCAACAAAGGCCTGGAAGACGTCGCCGAATTGGGCCGTGAACTCGAACGTGCGGCGTTGCGAGCCGGATATGGTTCGACGATTAATCCAGAGTCGGTGCAGAAGTTGGTTGACGCCATCAGCGGATTCCAAATCGAATCCCTGGAGATGATCGCGGAACTGCGTAAGGAAAGCGATCAGAGCGCCAAGCAGATTCGCAGCGCGGTGGAAACGGGCAAAAAGAAGTACCAGCAGACGCTGGCCAAGTTCGCCCGCGGCGAGCAGCTGAATTAAACGCAGCCGCCGCCATCGGATCCTGACTTAATAGCATTGCCATGCGCCTCGCCCTCCCCCTGGGGGCTCTTCGTCAAATTTAGTGGCTAATGTCCCAGCTGTCTTGGATTTTCTATCATGGCAGCATGAATGAACTACATGCCCACTATCGTTTGCTGCTGGGACTTGATGACCAGTGGCAGGTCCAGAACGTTGACCTTCAGATGGAAGCCAATAGTGTCGTCATCCAATTACGTCACTCTGGCGGCAAGCTCTGCTGCCCCGAGTGCCAGGACGAATGCTCTCGTGCGGATACCGCGCCAACGCGTCAGTGGAGGCACTTGGACACGATGCAGTTCGAGACCATTATCGAAGCGGCAATTCCTCGTTCAAAATGCGATCGGTGCGGTGTGAAAACGATTGCCGTACCCTGGGCAGGGAAGCACTCTCGATTCACGCTGATGTTTGAAGCTTTTGCGATCAAAGTCCTTCAGGCGGCTAGCAGCGTTTCGGCGGCGACCAAGTTACTGAAGGTCTCTTGGAAGACCGCTCACGAGCTCATGCAACGCGGGGTTGAGCGAGGACTACAGCGTCGTGATACCGATCCGATTGAAACCCTGGGCATTGATGAAAAGAGCTTTGGCAAAGGCCAGGACTACGTGTCGCTGATGGTTGACCTGGAAGGATCGCGAGTGCTGGAAGTCGTCAAAGACCGCAGCGAGGCATCTTGTGACAAACTCTTTGACAGTCTCACCGATGAGCAAAAATCGGGCATTCGGGCAGTCGCCGTGGACTTCTGGCAAGCTTTTCGAAACAGCATTGTCAAACAAGTTCCCCAGGCGAAGATCGTTCACGACCATTTCCACATCAGCCAATACCTCGGCGAAGCGGTCGATCTGGTTCGACGCCGAGAGAACAAACTGCTCCGAAGCGAAGGCATTAATGACCTGACGGGTACGCGTCAACTTTGGCTCTACAACGAGGAGACTCTTGATGATGCCACGCAAAAGCAAATCGAAGACATTCGGCAAGTCGCGATCAAGACGGCACGTGCGTGGGGAATCAAGGAAATGTTTCGTGACTTCTGGACATACCGCAGCGGCGCTTGGGCGAAGAAGTTCTTTGACCGTTGGTACGCATGGGCCATTCGTAGCAAACTCGATCCGATCAAGAAGGTTGCGAGAATGCTCAAGAAACACCTCGCCGGCTTGCTGGCCTACTTCGAGTACTCCATCACCAATGCCAAAAGTGAGGCCTTCAACGGTCGAGTGCAGGCCATCAAGTCGGCGGCCCGCGGCTTTCGCAACTTCGAGAACTACCGCACCCGCATCTTGTTTTATTGTGGGGCCCTAAAGATGGAGCCCGATTTCAGCCACTAAAACCGACGAAGAGCCCCCCCTGGGAGGGTCGAGCGTCAGCGAGGGGAGGGTTTTCTGGCAGCGGAAAACGGCTCTAACAACCTGCAAGTCCAACGAACCCTCCCCGCTCGTTCCTCGCCAGCTTCCTGGGGGATGTGGCGGAATCGCAACCCAGGGCGGCGTCAACGCTCGTTCCCCTCGCGTTGCCTTGCCCTGGGCTTTGATTGTTGCGGGACCTTCGGCCCGGAGGATTCCCTGTTGTTGAACCGCGTTGCGGTTGAGAGTGGCCCCCGAACTCTCCCCATTTATTGATCGCACTTCCCAGGGCGAGGGGGGGAATGCGTCTCGATCCGCCTACCGTGCGGCTCGTGATTCCGCCAGCATCTTTTGCAGGTGTTGTTGGATCTGTAACCGCAACGGTGGCGCGGCCCAAGACATCGCCCGGCGATAATTGGCTCGGGCCGTTTTTATATCGCCCTCCTGTTCGGCTCGCATCCCGCGCTGCAAACACTGCCGAAGTTTTTCCGTCTGTCGCTGAGCGTTGGCTTCGACGCTGGCCGCCCACTGTTGCCGCTGCTGCAGTTGGGCAGCGGCGATCGCCGGCGACTGCCCTACCACGGGCCGGACCCCGGTCACGAAGGGGCTGACCTGCCCCGAGAAGAAGTGCCCTGGCATCCCAGGAGTTACGGTCAATGACGGCGCCACGCCCACCATTGACCGGTCGCTGCTTTGCCCAAACGGTACTGTGGCTAGATTGCCCGAACGGAAGGACCAATTGGGGCCCGAGGCCGACCAGCGGAAACCGGTCTGTTCGCTAAAGCCGGAATTCAGACGCTGTAGCGGTGCGGTCACAGTAACCTGTTGCTGCGCTGCCGCAGGGCTCGCGGTCAGCACGACAAAAACGCCGCACAGACTCATGCCCGCCATGAAGCGACCATCCATATTCCATCCTCCCCAGAGGCCTGCTAGTGCTGTGTTTAGATTTAATCTTAGGGGCCGACGTAGCCGAAGTCGCCAGACATTGGACGTTTCTGCCGCCTCAGTCCAAGCTCTGGCGAGATCGGCTACCCCAATTTTAAACTTGAACAATGCACTACGGTTGTTGTTAACCCGTGTTGTCTCGAAACCGGGCCGCTCGGGGATCCAATTCTCGTCCCGTGGGAACCGTCAGCGGCGCGTACAAATCCGGTCGGCGGCCTCGCATCCAGCGTCGACCCGTGCAGTTTTTTAGCAGCTCGAGATCTATTTCAGCGTACACGATTTCGTCGTCCACGGTTTCGGATTCCGCCAGAATTCGGCCGTAACAGTCGATGATCATGGCGTTGCCGGTGCGAACCTCGTCGTCATCGACGCCCACGCCATTGCTGAACACGACGAACATGCCGTTGTCGTGAGCCCTGGCCGGCAGCCAGCGGAGCAACCATTCGCGACCTTTGGGCCCCCGGCATTCGGCCAGGATGGTGGCCGGATCCTGCTGTCGGTTTCGCCACAACTGAGGGTCGATCGTGCCCATCGCACAGGGGCTTTTCGAGTCGCAGCCGCCCGTCTGGTGCGGTGCGAGCAAGATATCCGCGCCCTGCATGGCGGTGATGCGGGCGTTTTCGATGATGTTGTTGTCGTAACAGATCAACACGCCCAGTTTGCAACCCAGCTGGGTATCGATGACGGTATACGTATCACCGCTGCTGATCGCCGGGTGGATAAAGCAATGCAGTTTGCGGTGCGCGTCGACGCGTCCGTCGGGCTGGGCAACCACGTAGGTATTGAACAACCGGCCGTCGCCGGCCACTTCGATCAGCCCCGCCGCCACGATGCATCCGTGCGCGGCCGCCAGCTGCTGCAGGCGACGTGTCGCAGGCCCCTCGGGCACGGGTTCGGCCAGCTCTCGGAGCTGTGATTCGTTCAACTTGCGCACGTGCCAGTAACCCGAAATACACATTTCGGGAAACGCCACCACCGCGGCGCCGTGTTCTGCCGCGGTTTGACAATGGCGTGCGATTTGATCCAGGTTCCAGTCCTTTTCACCACCGCGGTGGTGAAACTGCACCGATGCAACGTTTAGAGTCACTTGAGGGGCCCGGCCATGGGAGGCGTTTCAAAGAACTTGCCATCGTCGATCAGTCGCGGATCATTAGTGCTGCGCAATTCATTCATCAATTTTTCACGCAACTCTTTCAGCGTCTGTTGGTAGGCCGGATCCGTCGCCACGTTGTTCATCTGGTGCGGATCTTTGTTCAGGTCGTACAGTTCTTCACGCGGTCGTCGACCATAAGCATGTTCAAAGAACGGCTGCACGTCGGGTTCGTCGCGATGTGTTACCAACCAAGCTTTGGTGGGCCCGGCGTCTTCATCGGGCAGTGTGGCGAAGGTGTTGTTTTCCAGTACGGTAAGGGGAGGCGTATTCTCGGACTGCAACTGGTAGTGATCGCCTAAGGGAAACCGATCCGGTTTGAAGTTAATGATCATTAGATAGTCTTTGGTGCGAATCGCACGCTGGGGATAAGGCAGGTAGCCCTCACGGGCGCGCGCCACGTGTCGTTCGCGACCGATGTAGACTTGCGTCCGCGTGGCATCAACCAAACCATCCTTCGACGACTTAAGCGTCGGCCACAGCGAATCGGCGGACATGGCTTCGGGTACCGGAACGTCTCCGGCTTGCAGGAAGGTGGGCGCCAGGTCAGGCAGCGACACAAAGTCATCGACCACTCGATTGCCAACCACGCCTGGGCCGGAAATGGACAATGCGACGCGGGTCCCGAAGTCGTACAAGTTGCATTTGCCGTGCGGAAACCCAGCCGGACCGTGGTCGCCGGAAACCACAATGATGGTGTTGTCGAATTCACCGGCTTGTTTTAGTTCTTCGACCAACACGCCCAGGGCCATGTCAAATCCCTGAACTTCACCGAGGTAGTCCGCAAAGTCTTGGCGGACTTCCGGAACGTCGGGCAGGAACGGTGGCAGTTTGCCCTGCAGCTGATCGGGATCGATCCCCCACAACGCTTTGCCGGAACCTTTGATCCACTTGCGATGCACGTTGGTGGGACCAAACCAGTATGCAAAGGGGCGGCCCTGTTGTTTGGCCAACATAGCGCGGAAGTTGCCGCGGACTTGATCCATCATCTTGTCTTTGGCATCGTCCAGATCTTGGCCTTGGTTGACCATCTTGGTAACGGTTTGTGAGAACCCATTAAAGCTGCTGCCGGCCGAGGCATACGCGTTGGCTCGCTGGCCATAGGGCGCGTTGGCAGGCCGGCCCGGCGACCAAACTTTCCAGGTAAAGCCGATGTGGTAGCCGTGTTGCTTTAGCAGCAGAGGCCAAGCCGGCAGGGAATCATCCCACACCGCGCCTTGCAGGATCGCTGCCGTATTGGTTTGCCAAAAGTGGCGGCCCGACAACAACGAACTGCGGCAGGGCGTGCAGGAAGGAGCGTTGACGAAGGCGTTGTTGAACAGAACGCCGGAACGAGCCAGGGCATCGAAATGAGGCGTCTGCACGACATCGTTTTCGGTCCCCGGGCCATCGCTGGCGACATAAGCGCTGGCGTGACGTCCCCAGTCGTCGGCAAAGGCAAACAAAATATTGGGACGTTCGCCGGCGATCAGCGATTTCGACGCCCCTGAAAAGACCGTCGCCACCGCGATTGCGGCGACCAGTTTAAGCAACATACGCATGCAGAAAGACTCCTCGAAGGTTGGATTGCAGGAACGAATCCTAACCGCTCGGCGTCCTCTTCACAACGTTTTTCGCCATCAGCCGCGTCGCACTCGCGGGCGGTTCTCCCATGCCAGCGTTTTGCGAAGGGAACCGTCGGCCAGTGCTTGCCAGCCCCCACAATCAAGCGGGCAGATCCGAACTCAAATCAAACCGCTTCCAGGTTCGCGCGGCGATCCACAATGCGCCGGCTGCCGCCGACCATACCAACACTAAAATGCCCATCGCCAACACCGGCATCCGTAGCGGATGCTCGAACGTCCGAGCACATAATAATGCCCATGCCAGCAGCACCACGGTTGCCAATGCCCACAAACAACCTTTGCCGATGAAGGCCAATTTGGCGCGGACAAACATTTCGATGCCTTCCTGCTTCAAACGATGAGGAAAGGCCAGGAACAGCGCGTTTTCAAGCGCAAAAGCGAATACCGCGGTTCCTGCCAACGTGCCCAGCCAAAAAGCGGCTTGCATGATCGAAACGGGGCGGAACACCAAGGCGATCGCCACCACGGTGCACTGAAACACAATCGTGATCAAAACCGGCACCGCAATCTGGCCGATCATCATCAGCAGCGGCCGCATCGGCATTGCCGCCAAGGGCAACATGATTTCGATATCACGGCGGAAATCCATCTTCAGTGCCGGCGGGGCCAACAACAAGGTGTAGAAGGCCAGCCCCCCGATCACATCTAATACCGTTCCCGTGCCCATGCCTCCCAACATCAGAGGCAACAGCGAAAGCAGGCCGGGGATTGCCAAGCTGACGAATACCATCAAGCGGTAGCGTCGCAGCGTCACCAGTTGCCGCGCCATCAGCGGCCCGATGCCTCCCCAAAACGGTAAGGCTCGTAAACGTTCACCATGGGCGCGGCGAGCCGGTTGCAACGTCGGTTCCGCACCGCCTTGTTGCAAGGGGCGCTGCCCGGCGCGGTACTGTCGCAGTCGTCGTTGTTCGTGCCGCAGTCGTTGGGTTTGAGAAAAACGATCGGCCCATAGCGTGGCCGCGATCAGCATCCCCACCAATGCGGGGATCGCCGCTGCGGACGCCAGGCAAGTCTCATCGATCCGCTCGCAGACCGCCAGCGTGGCGAAGGGTTGAAAGACAAATCCCACTCGCTGGATCGACACGTCGGCCGCTGTTTCCCCCAACGCCGCGAAGACACTCATCACAAACCGCACCGGGGCTGTGTGGTCCCAAGGTCCCTGCCAGGCCATCAGCACGCGGACCAGTACTTGGGCGACAATCGCTACGGCCATCGTCGTGCCCGCGATGCGCATCCACGCTCGCCACCGCCCTGACAGGCCTGAGGCCAAGGTGAATAGGAACAATCGCACCAATTCCAACGTCAAGAGCGCACTGATGATGGCGATCGCGGCCAGAGCAGGGTGAGGCGTATCGCAAGCCAACAACAGACACAGCATCGAGGCTTTGATGAACGTCGGCACCAACACGACCAGCATCTTGTTGACCACCAACATCCAGCGTGGCAGCGGCGAACAAGCCAGCCACTGACGCTGCGCGGCGGTCATGCCCAAATCGATTTCGGCCGTTTGCCAGGAGGCCCGTACGATATGAAAGATGGCGTATAAGGTTAAACCGCCCGATAGCCAGCGGTGTAGATGATCCAAATCGGCCGGCGGTCGGAGCCAGGCGGCGGCCAACAAATAGGGCAACCACAGCAGAGCCGGGATCAGCACCAACACAGTGGGGATCAACCGCCGGGGCGAACGCAGACGCTGTGCGGTACGCTGCAGACGCGCTACATATTGCTGGTAGATGAACCGTAGTAGTACGAATAGCCCAGGATTCATACGCTACCGCCGGCGAACGATTCGACGTGTTGGTCCGCGAAAAAAGCCTGTTCCCAGCTGGCTGCGGAATCCGTCTCGCCGCGGAGCTGATCGGTGGGACCAAAAAACTGTTTTCGACCGTGCTGCATTACCAATAAATGGGTGCACACATTTTCGATCATTGCCAACAGGTGACTGCTGATGATCACCGTCGCACCGGCGGCGGCGCGTTGGCGAATCGATTCCAACAGGGTGCGAATGCCCGGCGGGTCCAAACCCGTTAGCGGTTCATCCAACAGGATCACCGAGGGCTCGTAGAGGTAGGCGCAGACCACGGCCAGCTTTTGACGCATGCCCCGCGACAAGGCTCGCGCTGCAACAGCTTGTTTGTCTTCCAGCTCAAATTCACGCAGCAGTTCTTGACCGCGTGGCCAGTAATCGGGGACCTGATAGATTCCGCCGATCAGGTCCAGATGTTGGCCGACCGACAGATCATTGAACAGCGGCGGATCATCCGGCACGTATGCCAATTGGCGGCGAACTTGCAGCGGATCCTGGTGGAGGTCACAGCCGGCGACCTGCAAGCGTCCCTCGGTGGCGTCGATCAGCCCGGCCAGAGCTCGCATGGTGGTTGTCTTGCCGGCTCCGTTTTTTCCCACCAATCCACAAATCTGTCCGCTCTGCAACGAGAACGACAGACGATCCACGGCCAGGGTATCGCCGTAAATCTTCTGCAACTGGTCGACAACGATCATCAGGATCCTTTGGTGATAGGCGCAGGCTTACCACCAAATATAGATCACAAACTAGAAGGCGAACCACAAATAGATGGCGACCACAATGGTTGCCAATAGACCTCCGGCAGGAATCGCTAACGGCCAGGGCGTCATATCCACAGGACTGTTAAAATCGGCCTCTGCGGTGGCTGCCGCGTGCCTCTCCTGCGAACCGTCCACAGCTGTCGGGGTGGCGTAGGGATCATCACCGGCGGGCTTCGTCGGTTCGCCGACGGCTGGGCGGTCGGCCGACGGAGCCGGCTCGGCGGTCGCGTCGGCTTGCGGTGATTCGCCCGCCACCGCGCCGGCGATCCACATTCCCGCCAGCAAGCTGACGAACACGATTCCCAGAAAGTGGAATTCATGAATGGCGTCCACCCATCCGCTGAACGCTGGCACAAAGTATCCCAAAGCGATCACCGAGACCCCCACGATCAAGGCCGTGTTGGCCGCCCAGGCGGGCACGCGTTTGTTCAGCATGCCGATCAGCACGACCGAGAAAATAGGGATGAAGTACAGCCCATTCATCTTTTGTAGGTAGCCGAAAATACTATCTTGCCCAGCCAACAGCGGTGCCACGGTCATGGCCGCCACCGCGATCACGGTGCCAAAGATCCGGCCCACACGAACGGTCTCGCGGTCGCTGGCATCGGGCCGCAATAGTGCTCGATAAAAGCCCAAACTAAACAGCGTGGCCGTAGCATTGAGGGCAGAGTTGAAGGAGCTGAGGATCGCGCCCACCAAGGCCGCCGCGAAAAAGCCCGTCAGATAGGAAGGCAACACGGCTTTGACCAATGTGCCATAGGCCAGGTCCCCGTCTTCTTGGGGATCTAAGATCGGGTTCTCACCGGTGCCAAATTGGTGAAATGCAATAATCCCTGGCAATACTAAAATGATCGGTGCCAAAATTTTAAAAGTGGCCGCCAACAGCACCCCTTTTTGTCCTTCCGCCAGCGTGCTGGCGGCAAAGGTGCGTTGAATGATCTGCTGGTTCGTGGTCCAGTAAAACAGGTTCAGCAACAGCACCCCGGAAAACAACGTGGGCCAAGGCACCGAGCTGTCCGCGGTCCCCAACGATCGGAATTTTTCCGGGTGGGAGTCACGCAGCAATTCCAGGCCGGATACCGCACTGCCGTCCCCCACCCACCGCAAGCCTAGATAGGCAATCAGGATCCCACCTACCAACAGTCCAAAGCCGTTCAGCGTGTCCGACACGGCCACGGTCCGCAGACCGCCAAAAATAGCATAGATCGATCCGATGATTCCAATCATCCAAACGGTAAACCACAAGGTGCCGGTTTCCGATTGAATTCCGGTCAATTCGGAAACGCTCAGAATTTCTTTTAACCCCATCGCTCCGGTGTACAAAATGATCGGTAGCAGAATCATCATGTACGCCAGAATGAAAATCACATTGGTTATCAGTTGCGTGATGGCGTCAAACCGTCCTGCCAGAAATTCCGGAATCGTGGTGATGCCTCGCTGCAGATAACGGGGCAAAAAGAAAATCGCCATCAACACCAGCGACAGACCGGCCACCACTTCCCAAGCCATCACACATAGCCCGTCGGAAAACGCGGCTCCGTTAAGCCCCACCAGCTGTTCGGTGGACAGGTTGGTCAACAGCAACGAACCGGCGATCACGCCCGCCCCCAGGCTGCGGCCCGCCAAAAAATAACCATCTGCCGTCGCGGTCTCTTTGTGACGTGTCAGAATCCAGGTCAGCAGGCCCACCAGTCCGGTAAAGAACACAAAGGACAAAATGGTAAGCATCGGTGCGACGTCCAAACGATCAGGAAGGGGGGAAGCGGGGCGTAGGGCGAGAGAATAGCCGATAAGGGCCGTTTTGTGGAGTGTGATAGCGCTCCCAGTAGCACGAGTGCCCATAGCGGCCCCTCCCTTTGGACTGGGCAGGAACCCCTTGTAGGAATTTTTGATCCTAGCTACAACAAACACCCCATCCGGAGTTAAACTACCACTAGCAACTCGGATAGGTTGCGATTTGCCGCAACTTGATCATCGGAGAAAGACACCGTGGGGAATAGTGGCGCCGGATACGATGACGAAGAAGATGATGAATTCTTCGAGCGTCGATTCGAGTCGTTCCCGATCGGCGACGAAGAAGGGGACTCGACGGCCGTTTACGACCGCGGGGACATGGACACCGATGAGGGCTTTCCCAAATCCAAGCAGACGCCCGAGGTAGGGCCTTGGCGGAGCGGTGCGCGGATTCGCGGCTATCGCATCCAGAGATTGCTAGGACAAGGAGCCACCGGGGCGGTTTATAGCGCCGTCGATGCTGCGTCCAACAGCCAGGTGGCGTTGAAAGTTCTGCTGCGTCCCGAGGCCAACACGATCAACCGGTTGAAGCGCGGATTTCGAGCGCTTGCCGAAGTGTTTCATCCTAATCTGGTGATGCTGTACGGCCTACATCAGTACGAGGACCAGTGCTTTATCAGCATGGAACAGGTCGACGGGCTGCCGCTGTTGAAGGCCATCGCCAGCGAAGACATCCATGATGCCAAAGCGTTCTACAATCGCCTAAATGCGATCCTCCGCGAGGCGGGCCGGGCGCTGCATGCGTTGCACTCCAACCAGCTGGTTCATCGCGATATCAAACCTAATAACATTTTGATCGATCGCACGGGCCGGCTGCGGTTAATCGATTATGGCATGGTGGGGTCCTTCGATCCGGTCTGGGATCCGGACGGGCATCGGGCGTATGTGGCCGGTAACCAGAAGTACATGGCACCGGAGGTGTTGAGCAAACAGAACTATCCCCCTGGCAGCGATATTTTCAGTCTCGGGCGGGTGATCGCCAAAGTGGCTCGTTCCTGCCACCCCTATGGCAAGTCCATTCGTTTGGATTCGGAAAAGCTGTTGCCAATCGACATGCCTAAGAGTCTGAAAAACCTGATTCGCAGGATGCTGTCCGTCGAGGTCAAGGAGCGGCCGACGGCCTGGGAAGTGGCATCGGCCGCTGGCGGCGCATCC from Roseimaritima ulvae includes these protein-coding regions:
- a CDS encoding solute:sodium symporter family transporter — protein: MLTILSFVFFTGLVGLLTWILTRHKETATADGYFLAGRSLGAGVIAGSLLLTNLSTEQLVGLNGAAFSDGLCVMAWEVVAGLSLVLMAIFFLPRYLQRGITTIPEFLAGRFDAITQLITNVIFILAYMMILLPIILYTGAMGLKEILSVSELTGIQSETGTLWFTVWMIGIIGSIYAIFGGLRTVAVSDTLNGFGLLVGGILIAYLGLRWVGDGSAVSGLELLRDSHPEKFRSLGTADSSVPWPTLFSGVLLLNLFYWTTNQQIIQRTFAASTLAEGQKGVLLAATFKILAPIILVLPGIIAFHQFGTGENPILDPQEDGDLAYGTLVKAVLPSYLTGFFAAALVGAILSSFNSALNATATLFSLGFYRALLRPDASDRETVRVGRIFGTVIAVAAMTVAPLLAGQDSIFGYLQKMNGLYFIPIFSVVLIGMLNKRVPAWAANTALIVGVSVIALGYFVPAFSGWVDAIHEFHFLGIVFVSLLAGMWIAGAVAGESPQADATAEPAPSADRPAVGEPTKPAGDDPYATPTAVDGSQERHAAATAEADFNSPVDMTPWPLAIPAGGLLATIVVAIYLWFAF